In Leptospiraceae bacterium, one DNA window encodes the following:
- a CDS encoding MBOAT family protein — protein MLFNSVHFLIFFIILYVAYISAKCRIQNILLLVGGWIFYSFWDVKMSFLLLFSIIFNFYLGKKISISNVKKHFLVFGIVVNLLILIIFKYTLFLSHVFNDVFLAIGQAKPIPILSIVLPVGISFYTFHNISYIVDVYKNRILPTNSIITFSIYDLFFPLLLAGPIERAENLIPQIEEERKLNFYNFYSGGILFVWGIFKKVFVADNLSGFVNASLDPNNQIPEGMIYYSAFCFAFQVYADFSGYTDAARGLAKMMGFRLSHNFLIPFISSNPSEFWKRWHISLSTWLRDYLYIPLGGNRIGLFRQNINLIIVWVIGGLWHGATYGYLIWGFYCGIQIVLYNLLFRYASTYFKSIPNFVQKFTKYVGVFLTFWLFALGLLLFRVENLFHLERILTNLSGIYFSLSLFLKIIFFISPIIVVQSFQLYKKEMEILNFKSLHPLVLISLIILFSVQFSLFGVFEHREFFYFQF, from the coding sequence ATGCTTTTCAATTCAGTTCATTTTCTTATATTTTTTATAATTTTATATGTAGCTTATATTTCCGCAAAGTGTAGAATTCAAAATATCTTGCTTCTTGTTGGCGGATGGATTTTTTATTCCTTCTGGGATGTTAAGATGAGTTTTCTTCTTTTATTTTCTATTATATTCAATTTCTATCTTGGAAAGAAAATTTCTATCTCGAATGTCAAAAAACATTTTTTAGTATTTGGGATTGTAGTGAATTTACTTATTTTAATAATCTTTAAATACACTCTATTTTTGAGCCATGTATTTAACGATGTATTCTTAGCAATCGGGCAAGCTAAGCCAATTCCAATTCTAAGTATAGTTTTGCCAGTTGGAATTTCATTCTACACATTTCATAATATAAGTTATATTGTTGATGTATATAAAAATAGAATACTCCCTACCAACAGCATTATTACTTTTAGCATCTACGATTTATTTTTTCCTCTTCTGTTAGCTGGGCCAATTGAACGAGCAGAAAATTTAATTCCACAAATTGAAGAAGAAAGAAAATTAAATTTTTATAATTTTTATTCAGGGGGAATACTTTTCGTTTGGGGAATTTTTAAAAAAGTGTTTGTTGCAGACAACCTTTCAGGATTTGTAAATGCAAGCCTTGATCCTAACAACCAAATTCCAGAGGGAATGATTTATTATTCTGCATTTTGTTTTGCCTTTCAAGTGTATGCAGATTTTAGTGGATATACTGATGCAGCAAGGGGACTCGCAAAGATGATGGGATTTCGCCTATCGCATAATTTTTTAATTCCATTTATATCTTCTAACCCATCTGAATTTTGGAAGAGATGGCATATTTCTTTATCGACGTGGTTGAGGGATTATTTGTATATTCCATTGGGTGGAAATCGAATCGGTTTATTTAGACAAAATATCAATTTGATTATAGTTTGGGTAATTGGTGGACTTTGGCATGGGGCAACCTATGGGTATCTAATATGGGGTTTTTATTGTGGTATTCAAATTGTATTGTACAATCTGCTTTTTCGGTACGCTTCAACTTATTTTAAAAGTATTCCTAATTTTGTTCAGAAATTTACTAAATACGTGGGAGTCTTTCTGACCTTTTGGCTTTTTGCTCTTGGGCTGTTATTATTTAGAGTAGAAAATTTATTTCACTTGGAGAGAATTTTAACAAATCTTAGTGGAATTTATTTTAGCCTTTCTTTATTTTTGAAGATTATTTTTTTTATTTCTCCGATTATCGTAGTGCAATCTTTCCAATTGTATAAAAAAGAAATGGAGATTTTAAATTTTAAATCCCTTCATCCATTGGTTCTAATTAGCCTAATTATTTTGTTTTCAGTGCAATTTAGTTTGTTTGGTGTTTTTGAACATAGAGAATTTTTCTATTTTCAATTTTGA
- a CDS encoding diguanylate cyclase: MGLLEKAKTGSQVKSQLSEDKKKNSLLQKAENISKASQKETSVNKGLFKRAQELEEKNQSTQKGFEINEIHEPLNLEDELPQPELETSEDDFGIDEVSANFKGFSPSLDEKQSDENENLGFSLNEDDSTESDLIQSEEKEEQVTQEEKLEEKEKENLGSIPPDDLFKDWEKDAEYEAKKTPFRPISEDPIDEKKDFLFDDDSDFTTVPSETHIASKKKIENYLALFELIKEISLVESYDDFFEGLSYSLTGQIGCDSIAIFSSKHAEFETLYLVDSHGIEVNPDWKIHRDDELYSIFCNEISVRYFFDIVAKIPTREKDFLNELSSEIIMPIHCHEKLYGLIFVGKNIAGEDYTVDDLEYIKIAGELAGSFFEKIQETEKKNAQISNLNEVIKANEIIISVSRKLSEVRNIDGAMDELFDTFSKELGVMRYTIFIFDREGERGYIPFSSNVISPESIQKLHIERDSEIVGIVSNIPGVYNIENFREIRDLKRQISNDDLGFIKEFIVVPLINLNWLVGFIVVHETSFPWTNTNREIAVGISEVSAPVIANVMMLKEKESVFRDPFNPIEKRLEEEIRKSEKLSVSFCLVVLKIQDSSRIINLLGQEFFVNFADFLRNKIYENISESDFLVKIGRGKFAVILQGKDTEEANIVIKKIKLKISEYEKSPKNFTLSVNTHSIAYPKDSKEKTDFLNILEES; encoded by the coding sequence ATGGGTTTATTAGAGAAAGCCAAAACTGGTAGTCAAGTTAAGTCTCAACTTTCAGAAGATAAAAAAAAAAATTCACTATTACAAAAAGCAGAAAATATCTCAAAGGCAAGTCAAAAAGAAACAAGTGTAAATAAGGGGTTATTTAAAAGGGCACAAGAGTTAGAAGAAAAAAATCAATCTACTCAAAAAGGTTTTGAAATTAACGAAATTCATGAACCACTAAATTTAGAAGATGAACTGCCTCAGCCCGAATTAGAAACTTCTGAAGACGATTTTGGAATAGATGAGGTTTCTGCAAACTTTAAAGGTTTTTCTCCATCCCTTGACGAAAAACAATCAGATGAAAACGAGAATTTGGGTTTTTCTCTAAATGAGGATGATTCAACGGAGTCTGATTTGATACAATCAGAAGAAAAGGAAGAGCAAGTTACTCAAGAGGAAAAATTAGAAGAAAAAGAGAAAGAAAATCTGGGTAGTATTCCACCGGATGATTTGTTCAAGGATTGGGAAAAGGATGCAGAGTATGAGGCAAAAAAAACTCCATTTCGTCCAATCTCAGAAGACCCTATTGATGAAAAAAAAGATTTTTTGTTTGATGATGATTCTGACTTTACCACAGTACCTTCAGAAACACATATCGCATCAAAAAAGAAGATCGAAAATTATCTCGCTTTATTTGAATTAATCAAAGAAATATCGTTGGTTGAAAGCTATGATGATTTTTTTGAAGGGCTATCGTATTCTCTCACTGGGCAAATTGGTTGTGACTCTATAGCTATATTTTCATCAAAGCATGCTGAGTTTGAAACTCTGTATCTTGTTGATTCTCACGGGATTGAAGTAAATCCAGATTGGAAAATACATAGAGATGATGAATTGTATTCAATATTTTGTAATGAAATAAGTGTTCGATATTTTTTTGATATTGTTGCAAAAATTCCAACCAGAGAAAAAGATTTTTTAAATGAATTGAGTTCTGAAATAATTATGCCAATCCATTGCCACGAAAAACTCTATGGTTTGATTTTTGTAGGAAAAAATATTGCAGGCGAAGACTATACGGTTGATGATTTAGAGTATATAAAAATTGCAGGAGAACTGGCAGGTTCTTTTTTTGAAAAAATTCAAGAAACAGAAAAGAAGAATGCTCAGATTTCGAATCTGAATGAAGTGATTAAAGCAAATGAAATCATAATATCTGTTTCAAGAAAATTATCAGAGGTTCGTAACATTGACGGTGCGATGGATGAGTTGTTTGATACTTTCTCGAAAGAGTTGGGCGTTATGCGATATACTATTTTTATTTTTGATCGAGAAGGGGAGCGAGGATATATTCCATTTAGTTCCAATGTAATCTCTCCGGAAAGTATTCAAAAATTGCATATAGAGAGAGATTCAGAAATTGTAGGGATTGTCTCGAATATTCCGGGTGTTTACAATATTGAGAACTTTAGAGAAATTCGAGATTTAAAAAGACAAATTTCAAACGATGACCTTGGGTTTATAAAAGAGTTTATCGTTGTACCTCTGATAAATTTGAATTGGCTTGTAGGATTTATAGTTGTACACGAGACTTCATTTCCTTGGACAAATACGAATAGGGAAATTGCAGTAGGAATCTCGGAAGTTAGTGCCCCTGTAATTGCGAATGTAATGATGTTAAAAGAGAAAGAATCTGTATTTCGAGACCCATTCAATCCTATCGAAAAAAGATTAGAAGAAGAAATTCGAAAAAGTGAAAAACTTTCTGTATCGTTCTGTTTGGTAGTTCTGAAAATTCAAGATTCTTCCAGAATAATTAATCTTCTTGGTCAAGAATTCTTTGTGAATTTCGCAGATTTTTTAAGAAATAAAATTTATGAAAATATTTCGGAAAGCGATTTTCTTGTTAAAATCGGCAGAGGAAAGTTTGCGGTAATTTTGCAAGGAAAAGATACCGAAGAAGCAAACATAGTAATCAAAAAAATAAAATTAAAAATCTCCGAATACGAAAAATCTCCAAAAAACTTTACTCTCTCTGTGAATACTCATTCAATTGCATACCCTAAAGATTCAAAAGAAAAAACTGATTTTCTAAATATTTTAGAAGAGTCTTGA
- a CDS encoding SLBB domain-containing protein: MIERVSYILSGKISYYRIAIVIAIVGIGFYLKDKRDWIKKIYPPKKIHVRISGQVQNPGVYELEEGAKYSDLIQKSGGLKNYNEEIQDIELIDGQIVNIGKQEK; this comes from the coding sequence ATGATAGAGAGGGTTAGCTATATTTTATCCGGAAAAATAAGTTACTATCGAATTGCAATTGTTATAGCAATTGTGGGTATCGGTTTTTACTTGAAGGATAAAAGAGATTGGATAAAGAAAATTTATCCACCCAAAAAGATTCATGTCAGGATATCCGGGCAGGTTCAAAACCCGGGTGTATATGAGTTGGAGGAAGGAGCTAAGTATTCGGATTTGATTCAAAAATCCGGAGGGCTAAAAAATTATAATGAAGAAATTCAAGATATAGAATTAATTGATGGGCAGATTGTAAACATCGGAAAACAGGAAAAGTAA
- the atpC gene encoding ATP synthase F1 subunit epsilon: protein MGVDKISLTVISPEKILYTGEANSLKIPGIDGYFGVLPNHASMISELDIGIMEVNSSDQKIQMVIEGGFVEVKTNLVSVLTGGGDLRERIDLHKAKSDLEKWEKAPMSPERSLALKKAKTRIAIHEN from the coding sequence ATGGGCGTAGATAAAATTTCTCTAACAGTTATTTCACCGGAAAAGATTCTATATACCGGGGAAGCAAATTCATTGAAAATTCCCGGAATTGACGGGTATTTTGGGGTACTCCCAAATCATGCGTCCATGATTTCTGAATTGGATATTGGAATTATGGAAGTAAATTCTTCCGATCAAAAGATTCAAATGGTGATTGAAGGTGGATTTGTAGAGGTAAAAACAAATCTAGTGAGTGTTTTGACAGGTGGTGGTGACTTGAGAGAAAGAATAGACTTACATAAAGCAAAATCCGATCTGGAAAAATGGGAAAAAGCCCCAATGAGCCCAGAAAGGTCTCTTGCTTTGAAAAAAGCCAAGACAAGAATCGCAATTCACGAAAATTAA
- the atpD gene encoding F0F1 ATP synthase subunit beta → MKNGKIKQIIGSVLDVTFESGHLPEIFNALEIEITREGKKEKIVAEVQQHLGDRTVRAIALSSTDGMIRGQNVSDTGNPISVPVGEATLGRIFNVLGEPVDEGPTVQVKERKSIHSNPPLYENLQPKTEIFETGIKVIDLLAPYIKGGKTGLFGGAGVGKTVLIQELINNIAKQHGGFSVFAGVGERTREGNDLWREMKESGVIDKTVLVYGQMNEPPGARLRVALSALTMAEHFRDSAGTDILLFIDNIFRFSQAGSEVSALLGRMPSAVGYQPTLSTEMGALQERITSTQRGSITSVQAIYVPADDLTDPAPATAFTHLDATTVLSRAISEKGIYPAVDPLDSTSRVLNPEVLGEEHYSVAREVQRILQRYKDLQDIIAILGMDELSEDDKILVARARKIEKFLSQPFFVAEAFTGTPGKYVKLTDTVRSFKELISGKYDQLPEQAFYMVGTIEEAVEKSKKLKA, encoded by the coding sequence ATGAAAAACGGAAAAATTAAACAAATTATCGGATCGGTTTTAGATGTAACTTTTGAAAGTGGTCATCTTCCGGAAATTTTTAATGCACTTGAAATAGAAATTACCAGAGAAGGAAAAAAGGAAAAAATCGTAGCAGAAGTACAACAGCATCTTGGGGATAGAACTGTTAGAGCGATTGCACTTTCTTCTACAGACGGAATGATCAGAGGTCAAAATGTTTCTGACACAGGAAATCCAATCAGTGTTCCTGTAGGTGAGGCGACTTTGGGTCGAATTTTTAATGTATTGGGTGAGCCTGTAGATGAGGGTCCTACAGTTCAGGTAAAAGAAAGAAAATCTATTCATTCCAATCCTCCTTTGTACGAAAACCTTCAACCTAAAACTGAGATTTTTGAAACAGGGATTAAGGTGATAGACCTTCTTGCACCTTATATTAAGGGTGGCAAGACCGGGCTATTTGGAGGTGCGGGTGTAGGTAAAACAGTACTCATTCAAGAGTTAATCAACAACATTGCAAAACAACACGGTGGATTTTCTGTATTTGCAGGGGTTGGAGAAAGAACCCGTGAAGGAAACGATCTTTGGAGAGAAATGAAAGAATCTGGAGTGATTGATAAGACTGTACTTGTATATGGGCAGATGAACGAGCCACCAGGAGCAAGACTTCGGGTAGCTCTTTCTGCATTAACTATGGCAGAGCATTTCAGAGATAGTGCTGGAACAGATATTTTGTTGTTCATTGATAATATTTTTCGATTTTCCCAAGCAGGATCTGAAGTTTCGGCTTTACTTGGGCGTATGCCCTCTGCTGTGGGGTACCAACCTACACTTTCAACTGAAATGGGCGCTTTGCAAGAAAGGATTACTTCTACTCAAAGAGGATCTATTACTTCAGTTCAGGCAATTTATGTACCTGCAGATGATTTGACAGACCCTGCGCCGGCTACAGCTTTCACTCACTTGGACGCTACTACTGTATTGTCTCGTGCAATTTCTGAAAAAGGGATTTATCCCGCAGTTGATCCTTTAGATTCTACTTCCAGAGTTCTAAACCCGGAAGTTTTAGGGGAAGAGCATTATTCTGTAGCTCGTGAAGTTCAAAGAATTCTACAAAGATATAAAGACTTACAAGATATTATCGCAATTTTGGGTATGGATGAATTGTCTGAAGACGATAAAATTTTAGTAGCCAGAGCAAGAAAAATCGAAAAATTTCTATCGCAACCATTCTTTGTGGCAGAGGCATTTACAGGAACTCCAGGAAAATACGTAAAACTTACGGATACAGTTCGCTCTTTCAAAGAGTTGATCAGTGGAAAATACGACCAATTGCCGGAGCAGGCATTTTACATGGTTGGTACAATAGAAGAAGCAGTCGAAAAATCCAAGAAATTGAAAGCATAG
- the atpG gene encoding ATP synthase F1 subunit gamma translates to MASQREIKKRINSVKNTKKITRTMEMVATAKSKKTSDRVNASKPYSEKLKELMGSLSDLSSNLNSPYLRKPDQIKKVGILVITANRGLCGGYNSNVLKMAKSRLAELKKSETQYDLYVVGKKGISFFKYQKETMKETYTNIDDTSGYREAEHFANLFLQSFALGEVDSVEIISTVYQSSSIQNSEIQKILPIEPKKTENLKKSAKGSTIYEPNPERILESLLPQVVRTAFLKAILEAVCSEQIARRIAMKSATDAANDMIKVLTRTYNRVRQAKITQEISEIVAGADSLN, encoded by the coding sequence TTGGCATCTCAAAGAGAAATAAAGAAAAGAATCAACTCAGTAAAAAATACTAAGAAGATTACCCGTACCATGGAGATGGTGGCTACAGCCAAGTCAAAAAAAACGAGTGACAGGGTGAATGCCTCTAAACCCTATTCTGAAAAATTGAAAGAGTTAATGGGATCTTTATCTGATCTTTCCTCTAATTTGAATAGTCCTTATTTACGAAAACCTGATCAAATTAAAAAAGTCGGAATACTCGTAATCACTGCAAACAGAGGTCTTTGCGGGGGTTACAATTCTAATGTTCTTAAAATGGCAAAATCAAGACTTGCAGAATTAAAAAAGTCTGAAACCCAATACGATTTGTATGTAGTAGGAAAAAAAGGAATATCTTTCTTTAAATACCAAAAGGAAACAATGAAAGAAACCTATACAAATATAGACGATACATCGGGATATAGGGAAGCAGAGCATTTTGCGAATCTATTCTTGCAAAGTTTTGCGTTAGGAGAAGTAGATAGCGTAGAAATTATATCTACAGTTTATCAATCTTCTTCAATTCAAAATTCAGAAATACAAAAAATTCTTCCAATAGAGCCAAAGAAAACAGAGAATCTGAAAAAATCTGCAAAAGGCTCGACGATTTATGAGCCGAATCCAGAAAGAATTTTAGAATCTCTTTTGCCTCAGGTAGTTAGAACGGCTTTTTTGAAAGCTATACTCGAAGCTGTTTGCTCGGAGCAAATTGCTCGTAGAATAGCGATGAAATCAGCAACTGATGCAGCCAACGATATGATAAAGGTATTAACCAGAACTTACAACAGGGTAAGACAGGCAAAAATTACTCAGGAAATTTCAGAGATTGTTGCAGGTGCAGACTCTTTGAATTAG
- a CDS encoding F0F1 ATP synthase subunit alpha codes for MKIKTEEISSILKKEILAYKAEMAVEEVGTVLEVGDGIARVFGLKNVMAGELIEFENGVRGQAFNLEENSVGVVILGEYKHIEEGFTVKRTGKIFEVPVGPEMLGRVVNSLGEAIDGKGPIASKKSRPVEILAPGISKRYPVNEPLQTGIKGIDSMIPIGRGQRELIIGDRGTGKTSIALDTIINQKNTGVICVYVAIGQKASTVSSTVQKLKESGAMDYTIVVCATASDPAPMQYIAPYSGCTMAEYFMYEEGKACLIVYDDLTKQAVAYRQMSLLLRRPPGREAYPGDVFYLHSRLLERAAKLDQKYGGGSLTALPIVETQEGEVSAYIPTNVISITDGQIYLQANLFASGVRPAVDVGISVSRVGSSAQIKAMKKVAGTLKLDLAQFRELEAFAQLGTELDAATQAQLDRGYRIVEILKQPQAHPMPVEEQVVVIFAVTKGLMDTIPVSKVRSFEVFLLNSIRDHHSEFLKGIREEKFIKDESALTGTIKNIATDFLRTNK; via the coding sequence ATGAAAATTAAAACCGAAGAAATTTCTTCGATTCTAAAAAAAGAAATTTTAGCTTACAAAGCCGAAATGGCTGTGGAAGAAGTAGGTACTGTTTTGGAAGTAGGAGACGGTATCGCAAGGGTGTTTGGTCTCAAAAATGTGATGGCTGGGGAGCTAATCGAGTTTGAGAATGGGGTAAGAGGACAGGCTTTTAACTTAGAAGAAAATTCTGTAGGTGTGGTAATACTTGGTGAGTATAAACACATCGAAGAAGGATTTACCGTAAAAAGGACAGGAAAGATTTTTGAAGTACCTGTCGGTCCAGAGATGCTTGGAAGAGTTGTAAACTCACTCGGTGAGGCAATTGATGGAAAAGGGCCTATCGCTTCTAAAAAATCAAGACCTGTTGAGATACTTGCACCCGGTATTTCTAAAAGATACCCTGTAAACGAGCCACTTCAAACCGGTATCAAAGGAATCGACTCCATGATTCCAATTGGAAGGGGTCAGAGAGAATTGATCATCGGGGATCGTGGAACTGGAAAAACATCAATTGCATTAGACACAATTATAAACCAGAAAAATACAGGTGTAATCTGTGTTTATGTTGCTATAGGGCAGAAGGCATCTACTGTCTCTTCTACAGTTCAAAAATTAAAAGAATCAGGTGCTATGGATTATACTATTGTAGTATGCGCGACTGCATCAGACCCGGCACCAATGCAATACATTGCGCCATATTCTGGTTGTACTATGGCAGAATATTTTATGTATGAAGAAGGCAAGGCATGTTTAATCGTGTATGACGATTTAACCAAGCAAGCTGTAGCGTATAGACAAATGAGTTTGCTCCTTCGTCGTCCTCCCGGAAGAGAAGCGTATCCTGGAGACGTATTTTACCTTCACTCTCGTTTATTGGAAAGAGCAGCCAAATTGGATCAAAAATACGGTGGTGGCTCTCTGACAGCTCTACCCATTGTTGAAACACAAGAAGGTGAGGTATCAGCCTATATTCCTACAAATGTGATTTCTATTACTGACGGACAAATTTATCTCCAAGCCAATCTTTTTGCATCGGGTGTTCGCCCTGCAGTGGATGTCGGGATTTCCGTATCCCGTGTAGGTAGCTCTGCACAGATCAAAGCTATGAAAAAAGTAGCTGGAACTTTAAAATTGGATTTGGCTCAATTTCGTGAATTAGAGGCTTTTGCTCAACTCGGAACAGAATTGGATGCAGCCACACAGGCACAATTAGACAGAGGTTACAGAATTGTAGAAATTTTAAAACAACCTCAGGCTCACCCAATGCCTGTAGAAGAGCAAGTAGTCGTAATTTTTGCGGTTACAAAAGGTCTTATGGATACAATACCTGTTTCTAAGGTCAGAAGTTTTGAAGTATTTTTGTTAAATTCTATTCGCGATCACCACTCCGAATTTTTAAAAGGAATTCGTGAAGAAAAATTCATTAAAGATGAGTCAGCTCTTACCGGTACAATTAAAAATATTGCAACTGATTTTTTAAGAACAAACAAGTAG
- the atpH gene encoding ATP synthase F1 subunit delta: MDSIQVQISKIYANAMLEVAVESKAVESVEKELLGVSEAIYSDSMIWDFLASPKISKSEKEKVIEKSFSGMISGDTLSFLKLLLKRDRIIYIKEISNQFLLGHDDLKGRIRAFITSAQALEEKDLKNIEAALVDRYKGECILEHSVSPELIGGMVIRFKDNIIDSSFKTRLGNIKRRLLENKTQSWSALYEN, translated from the coding sequence ATGGATTCGATACAGGTTCAGATTTCAAAGATATACGCAAATGCAATGCTCGAAGTAGCTGTGGAGTCTAAAGCAGTTGAATCAGTCGAAAAAGAGCTATTGGGTGTGTCCGAAGCAATATACAGTGATTCAATGATCTGGGATTTTTTGGCTTCTCCAAAAATATCTAAGAGCGAAAAGGAAAAAGTGATTGAGAAATCTTTTTCAGGTATGATCAGTGGGGATACTCTTTCTTTTTTAAAGTTACTTTTAAAACGTGATAGAATTATATATATTAAAGAAATATCAAATCAATTTCTATTGGGACACGATGATTTGAAGGGAAGGATTCGTGCGTTTATAACATCGGCCCAAGCCCTCGAAGAAAAAGATTTGAAAAATATAGAAGCTGCCCTTGTTGACAGATACAAGGGTGAGTGCATATTGGAGCACTCTGTTTCTCCAGAGCTAATTGGAGGAATGGTCATCCGATTTAAAGACAATATTATTGATTCGTCTTTTAAAACCCGTCTTGGGAATATAAAGCGAAGACTACTCGAAAACAAGACACAATCATGGAGTGCGTTATATGAAAATTAA
- a CDS encoding F0F1 ATP synthase subunit B, translating into MINLAAGGLNLLEVNPGLVIWTVVTFLLVVLILKKFAWKPILGALDARAEKIHGDLDKASELKTQAEELYKSYEEKIHKSRDEALSIVEEAKKDAISTKNKILEEAHAEAKSIKEQTTKDIELSKVKAIRELEEQVVELSVLVAGQILEKKLKSEDYSSFISAEIGKLKNAKA; encoded by the coding sequence TTGATTAATTTAGCCGCAGGCGGATTGAACTTATTAGAAGTAAACCCCGGTCTGGTTATCTGGACTGTGGTGACCTTTCTTCTTGTTGTTCTAATCCTGAAAAAATTTGCTTGGAAACCGATTCTTGGGGCGTTAGATGCAAGAGCTGAGAAGATTCACGGTGATCTGGATAAGGCGAGTGAACTAAAGACCCAGGCTGAAGAGTTGTATAAATCCTACGAAGAAAAGATTCATAAGTCCAGAGATGAGGCTTTGTCTATTGTAGAAGAGGCGAAAAAAGATGCGATTTCCACAAAGAATAAAATTCTTGAAGAAGCGCATGCAGAAGCAAAGAGCATCAAAGAGCAAACTACTAAGGATATTGAGTTATCTAAGGTAAAGGCAATTCGTGAATTAGAAGAGCAGGTTGTGGAGTTGTCGGTTCTTGTTGCAGGACAGATTTTGGAAAAGAAGTTGAAAAGTGAAGACTATTCATCCTTTATTTCCGCAGAAATCGGGAAATTGAAAAACGCAAAAGCATAA
- the atpE gene encoding ATP synthase F0 subunit C, whose product MDFGLGYIGVGLGAGLAIIGASIGIGRIGGSAVEGMSRQPEAAGPIQTAMIIAAALIEGATLFALVIAFQAGGVLNKELPKSVENQKPQAVAPQVK is encoded by the coding sequence ATGGATTTTGGTTTAGGTTACATAGGAGTTGGTTTAGGAGCAGGTCTTGCTATTATTGGAGCAAGTATCGGTATTGGAAGAATTGGTGGATCGGCTGTAGAAGGTATGAGCAGACAACCGGAAGCTGCGGGTCCGATTCAGACTGCAATGATTATTGCTGCAGCCCTTATTGAAGGTGCTACACTTTTTGCATTGGTGATTGCGTTTCAGGCAGGGGGAGTGCTGAATAAAGAGCTTCCAAAGTCGGTAGAGAATCAAAAGCCTCAAGCTGTTGCTCCTCAAGTAAAATAA
- the atpB gene encoding F0F1 ATP synthase subunit A, producing the protein MIKKSGIILLLALFSTFALNASDSGKSGGAEEFDLAEILVHHLADHAEFPLNIGGERVYEGTPDFDPENHGIFYDKDASKRYHFKGGLDLHITKRVAMMWLVALALFAVFIPAGRIISRNPFRVQSKFASFVEVFVGFVKKDVADQNMHGHGHAYYHYLLSLFFFVLFSNLFGIIPPIGEVVSLFMPHPESLPGIHEAAFPAKIWNGITVTGDVSVTMTLSIVTLILIYATGFSYQGIKFIVHSVPNGVPLALFPLMWPLEFIVSPLAKAFALTVRLLANMTAGHVIILALLGFIFEFKSYYIVPISVIGAGAIYVLEIFVAFLQAFIFTLLTALFVGASMHRH; encoded by the coding sequence ATGATTAAAAAATCTGGAATTATACTACTACTCGCTCTTTTTTCAACTTTCGCACTTAATGCATCAGATTCAGGGAAATCAGGTGGTGCCGAAGAATTTGATTTAGCTGAGATATTAGTTCATCACTTGGCCGACCACGCTGAATTTCCTCTGAATATCGGGGGAGAAAGGGTCTATGAAGGTACTCCTGATTTTGATCCAGAAAATCATGGAATTTTTTACGATAAAGACGCTTCAAAGAGATACCATTTTAAAGGTGGTTTAGATCTTCATATTACAAAGCGAGTTGCGATGATGTGGTTGGTTGCCTTGGCTCTTTTTGCAGTATTTATTCCGGCAGGAAGAATCATAAGTAGAAATCCTTTCCGAGTTCAGTCTAAATTTGCCTCTTTTGTAGAAGTTTTTGTAGGGTTTGTAAAAAAAGACGTAGCCGATCAGAACATGCACGGTCACGGACACGCATATTACCATTATCTTTTGAGTTTATTTTTCTTTGTTTTATTTTCTAACCTTTTTGGGATTATTCCTCCTATTGGAGAAGTTGTATCTTTGTTTATGCCTCACCCAGAGTCTCTTCCCGGAATTCATGAAGCAGCTTTCCCTGCTAAAATATGGAACGGGATCACTGTTACGGGTGATGTTAGTGTGACTATGACCTTATCTATTGTGACACTTATTTTGATCTATGCCACTGGATTCTCTTACCAAGGTATTAAATTCATAGTTCACTCAGTTCCAAATGGAGTTCCGTTGGCTTTGTTTCCATTGATGTGGCCATTGGAGTTTATCGTTTCTCCTTTGGCTAAAGCTTTTGCTCTTACGGTTCGTCTTTTGGCAAATATGACAGCGGGACACGTTATTATATTGGCTTTACTTGGTTTTATATTTGAATTTAAATCTTATTATATAGTTCCGATTTCAGTAATCGGTGCAGGGGCTATCTATGTTTTGGAAATTTTTGTAGCCTTTCTTCAGGCTTTTATTTTTACACTTTTGACGGCACTTTTTGTTGGAGCGTCGATGCACAGGCACTAA
- a CDS encoding AtpZ/AtpI family protein: MIDKPPQKKELNLWDLSSLGVEFAFIIGIFVFSGNYIDEKFSISPVGILLFSALGFGFGLYYLVKRTQKE, encoded by the coding sequence ATGATAGATAAACCTCCCCAAAAAAAAGAATTGAATTTATGGGATTTGTCCAGCCTCGGGGTGGAGTTTGCGTTTATTATAGGAATTTTTGTGTTTTCTGGAAATTATATAGACGAAAAGTTTTCAATTTCTCCGGTAGGCATATTGTTGTTCTCGGCTTTAGGTTTCGGGTTTGGGTTATATTATTTAGTAAAAAGAACTCAAAAAGAGTGA